Proteins encoded in a region of the Pelmatolapia mariae isolate MD_Pm_ZW linkage group LG6, Pm_UMD_F_2, whole genome shotgun sequence genome:
- the gstt1b gene encoding glutathione S-transferase theta-1b — translation MALELYLDLFSQPCRSVYIFAKKNNISFDFKKLSLLDGQQYGEDFGKISLIRKAPALREGDFCLAESIAIMLYLAEKFKTPDFWYPADLQQRARVNEYLSWQHTAIRMHGSKIFWLRLMIPKVMGVEVPEDKMNAALDDLNSSLKLVEEKFLQDRPFIAGDQISLADLVAIVEIMQPVGAGVDVFEGRPKLSAWRDRVQEAIGKELFDEAHQHILGAQESVKTMDSSKMQFFKPKILRLFM, via the exons ATGGCGCTGGAGCTCTACCTGGACCTGTTCTCGCAGCCCTGCCGCTCCGTGTACATTTTCGCCAAGAAGAACAACATCAGCTTCGACTTCAAGAAGCTTTCTCTGCTGGACG GCCAGCAGTATGGGGAGGACTTTGGGAAGATCAGCCTGATCAGGAAGGCCCCAGCTCTCAGAGAGGGAGACTTCTGCCTGGCTGAAAG CATTGCTATCATGTTGTACCTGGCTGAGAAGTTTAAGACTCCCGACTTCTGGTACCCAGCTGACCTCCAGCAGCGTGCTCGTGTCAATGAGTACCTGTCGTGGCAGCACACGGCCATCCGGATGCACGGCTCCAAGATCTTCTGGCTCCGG CTTATGATTCCCAAGGTCATGGGCGTGGAAGTCCCGGAGGACAAAATGAACGCGGCCTTGGACGATCTGAACTCCTCCCTGAAACTTGTTGAAGAAAAGTTCCTCCAGGACAGGCCCTTCATCGCTGGAGATCAGATTTCACTGGCTGATCTGGTCGCCATTGTGGAGATCATGCAG CCTGTGGGCGCCGGCGTGGACGTGTTTGAGGGGAGACCCAAGCTGAGTGCGTGGCGGGACAGAGTCCAGGAAGCTATTGGAAAGGAGCTCTTCGATGAGGCACACCAGCATATCCTGGGAGCACAGGAGAGTGTGAAAACCATGGATTCCAGCAAGATGCAGTTCTTCAAGCCCAAGATCCTCAGGCTCTTCATGTGA
- the ddt gene encoding D-dopachrome decarboxylase has translation MPFIELQSNLPAGQFSEAFLKRLCSSTAAALGKPEDRMNVVVTPGLPMLIAGSTSPCVILSVSAIGVTDTAEKNKEHSARIFEFLTKELDLNQDRIVIMFNALEPHQVGKKGTVMSFL, from the exons ATGCCTTTCATCGAGCTACAGAGCAACCTGCCCGCCGGCCAGTTCTCGGAGGCCTTTCTGAAGAGGCTGTGCTCCAGCACCGCGGCGGCTCTGGGGAAACCCGAGGAC CGGATGAACGTGGTGGTGACGCCGGGGCTGCCGATGCTGATAGCAGGCTCCACCTCTCCGTGCGTGATCCTGTCAGTGTCTGCTATCGGTGTGACTGACACCGCCGAGAAGAACAAGGAGCACAGCGCCAGGATCTTTGAGTTTCTGACCAAGGAGCTCGACCTGAACCAAGACAG GATTGTGATTATGTTCAACGCGCTGGAGCCTCACCAAGTAGGGAAAAAGGGAACCGTCATGAGCTTCCTGTGA
- the chchd10 gene encoding coiled-coil-helix-coiled-coil-helix domain-containing protein 10, mitochondrial, translating to MARGSRSRPSAPASPAPSHAPAPVHAPPASLAPAPAQSQGPGLMAQMATTAAGVAVGSAVGHVVGSALTGAFGGGSSSSPEPAKATYQEPPRSAPAQPGPCHFEVKQFLDCATNQTDLTLCEGFNEALKQCKFSHGVTSLV from the exons ATGGCCAGAGGAAGCCGCAGCCGTCCCTCGGCTCCAGCCAG CCCAGCTCCATCCCACGCTCCAGCTCCTGTTCACGCACCTCCGGCCTCGCTGGCCCCAGCTCCTGCTCAGTCCCAGGGTCCAGGACTCATGGCCCAGATGGCTACCACAGCTGCAGGGGTAGCTGTCGGCTCAGCTGTGGGCCACGTGGTTGGCAGCGCCCTCACGGGAGCATTCGGTgggggcagcagcagcagtccagAACCAGCCAAAGCTACATACCAG GAGCCCCCCCGGTCTGCTCCAGCCCAGCCGGGCCCCTGTCACTTTGAAGTCAAACAGTTTCTGGATTGTGCCACCAACCAGACAGACCTCACTCTCTGTGAGGGCTTCAACGAGGCGCTCAAACAGTGCAAGTTCTCCCATG GTGTGACATCGCTGGTGTGA